From the Diceros bicornis minor isolate mBicDic1 chromosome 19, mDicBic1.mat.cur, whole genome shotgun sequence genome, one window contains:
- the NPBWR2 gene encoding LOW QUALITY PROTEIN: neuropeptides B/W receptor type 2 (The sequence of the model RefSeq protein was modified relative to this genomic sequence to represent the inferred CDS: inserted 2 bases in 2 codons) produces MNHSRAHLMMQAAGLQPLCSKGSPFXVAMGASLSWDNSTGHVTFPEPPQVLYVLLPAVYSVICAVELAGNTTVIYVILKVPKMKTVTNVFILNLAVANDLFTLVLPVSVTEHLLQRWPFGDLLCKLVLALNHHNIFSSIYFLAAMSVDRYLVVLATARSCRVPQHTLRGAKVTSLCIWLSVTIMVLPYFAFTGVYSNELQVTSCRLSFPQPEWAWFRASCIYTLVLGFTVPMCTLCVLYVDLLRRLRALRLHSGAKALDKAKQKVTVLVLAVLAVGLLCWMPFHLASIVALITDLPQTLLVISISYVITSFSYASSCLXPLLYTFLDHGFRQSFRTTFRCPGTWHFALSPKQNISTAEKVPTKSPQKTPDPLFPGVVPPPPQPSNKSNSSHRELCGGDQSRPSAGPPVGHSIPGGQNPKWQVAHSFPKVELDC; encoded by the exons ATGAATCACTCTCGGGCCCACCTCATGATGCAGGCCGCTGGGCTGCAGCCCCTCTGCAGCAAGGGCTCCCCTT AGGTCGCCATGGGCGCCAGCCTCTCTTGGGACAACAGCACTGGGCACGTCACCTTCCCCGAGCCACCGCAGGTCCTCTACGTGCTCCTGCCGGCGGTGTACTCCGTGATCTGTGCCGTGGAGCTGGCGGGGAACACGACCGTCATCTACGTGATCCTCAAGGTGCCCAAGATGAAGACGGTGACCAACGTGTTCATCCTGAACCTGGCCGTGGCCAACGACCTCTTCACGCTGGTGCTACCCGTCAGCGTCACCGAGCACCTGCTGCAGCGCTGGCCCTTCGGGGATCTGCTCTGCAAGCTGGTGCTGGCCCTCAACCACCACAACATCTTCTCCAGCATCTACTTCCTGGCGGCCATGAGCGTGGACCGTTACCTGGTGGTACTAGCCACTGCGAGGTCCTGCCGTGTGCCCCAGCACACCCTCCGGGGGGCAAAGGTCACCAGCCTGTGCATCTGGCTCAGCGTCACTATCATGGTGCTGCCCTACTTCGCCTTCACCGGTGTCTACAGCAACGAGTTGCAGGTCACCAGCTGCAGGCTGAGCTTCCCTCAGCCTGAGTGGGCCTGGTTCAGGGCCAGCTGCATCTACACGCTGGTCCTGGGCTTCACGGTGCCCATGTGCACCCTCTGCGTGCTCTACGTGGACCTGCTGCGTAGGCTGCGGGCCCTGCGGCTCCACTCCGGAGCCAAGGCTTTGGACAAGGCCAAGCAGAAGGTGACTGTCCTGGTCCTGGCTGTGCTGGCTGTGGGCCTGCTCTGCTGGATGCCCTTCCACCTGGCCTCCATCGTGGCCCTGATCACAGACCTGCCCCAGACCTTGCTGGTCATTAGCATCTCCTACGTCATCACCAGCTTCAGCTACGCCAGCTCCTGCC AACCTCTCCTCTACACCTTCCTGGACCACGGCTTCCGCCAGAGCTTCCGTACCACATTCCGGTGCCCAGGGACCTGGCAT TTTGCCCTCTCGCCGAAGCAGAACATCTCCACAGCAGAGAAGGTGCCAACCAAGTCTCCTCAGAAGACCCCAGACCCTCTGTTCCCTGGGGTGGTCCCGCCCCCCCCACAGCCCAGCAACAAGAGCAACAGCTCCCACCGGGAACTCTGTGGTGGGGACCAGAGCAGGCCAAGCGCAG GGCCTCCCGTGGGCCACAGCATCCCTGGTGGGCAGAACCCAAAGTGGCAGGTGGCCCACAGCTTCCCTAAGGTGGAGCTGGACTGCTGA
- the OPRL1 gene encoding nociceptin receptor isoform X2, which produces MESLFPAPFWEVLYGSHLQGNLSLLSPNRSLLPPHLLLNASHGAFLPLGLKVTIMGLYLAVCVGGLLGNCLVIHTKMKTATNTYIFNLALADTLVLLTLPFQGTDVLLGFWPFGNALCKTVIAIDYYNMFTSTFTLTAMSVDRYVAICHPIRALDVRTSNKAQAVNVAIWALASVVGVPVAIMGSAQVEDEEIECLVEIPTPQDYWGPVFAICIFLFSFIVPVLIISICYSLMIRRLRGVRLLSGSREKDRNLRRITRLVLVVVAVFVGCWTPVQVFVLVQGLGVQPGSETAVAILRFCTALGYVNSCLNPILYAFLDENFKACFRKFCCTSALRREMQMSDRVRSIAKDVALACKTSETVPRPA; this is translated from the exons ATGGAGTCCCTCTTCCCTGCCCCGTTCTGGGAGGTCCTCTATGGCAGCCACCTGCAGGGCAACCTGTCCCTCCTGAGCCCCAAccgcagcctgctgcccccccaCCTGCTGCTCAACGCCAGCCACGGCGCCTTCCTGCCCCTCGGGCTCAAGGTCACCATCATGGGGCTCTACCTGGCCGTGTGTGTCGGGGGGCTGCTGGGGAACTGCCTCGTCAT ACACACCAAGATGAAGACAGCTACCAACACCTACATCTTTAACCTGGCCCTGGCGGACACCCTGGTGCTGCTCACCCTGCCCTTCCAGGGCACGGATGTCCTCCTGGGCTTCTGGCCATTTGGGAACGCCCTGTGCAAGACAGTCATTGCCATCGACTATTACAACATGTTCACTAGCACCTTCACGCTGACTGCCATGAGTGTGGACCGCTACGTGGCCATCTGCCACCCCATCCGTGCCCTCGATGTCCGGACATCCAACAAGGCCCAGGCTGTCAACGTGGCCATCTGGGCCCTGGCCTCCGTTGTCGGCGTTCCTGTTGCCATCATGGGCTCGGCACAGGTGGAGGATGAAG AGATTGAGTGTCTGGTGGAGATCCCCACCCCACAGGACTACTGGGGCCCTGTGTTTGCCATCTgcatcttcctcttctccttcattGTCCCTGTGCTCATCATCTCCATCTGCTATAGCCTCATGATCCGGCGGCTGCGCGGCGTCCGCCTGCTCTCTGGCTCCCGCGAGAAGGACCGGAACCTGCGGCGCATCACGCggctggtgctggtggtggtggctgTGTTTGTGGGCTGCTGGACACCTGTCCAGGTCTTTGTGCTGGTCCAAGGGCTGGGCGTGCAGCCGGGCAGTGAGACCGCGGTGGCTATCCTGCGTTTCTGCACCGCGCTCGGCTATGTCAACAGCTGCCTCAACCCCATCCTCTATGCCTTCCTGGATGAGAACTTCAAGGCCTGCTTCCGCAAGTTCTGCTGCACCTCTGCCCTGCGCCGGGAGATGCAGATGTCTGACCGCGTGCGCAGCATTGCCAAGGATGTGGCCCTCGCCTGCAAGACCTCTGAGACAGTGCCGCGGCCTGCATGA
- the OPRL1 gene encoding nociceptin receptor isoform X1, with the protein MESLFPAPFWEVLYGSHLQGNLSLLSPNRSLLPPHLLLNASHGAFLPLGLKVTIMGLYLAVCVGGLLGNCLVMYVILRHTKMKTATNTYIFNLALADTLVLLTLPFQGTDVLLGFWPFGNALCKTVIAIDYYNMFTSTFTLTAMSVDRYVAICHPIRALDVRTSNKAQAVNVAIWALASVVGVPVAIMGSAQVEDEEIECLVEIPTPQDYWGPVFAICIFLFSFIVPVLIISICYSLMIRRLRGVRLLSGSREKDRNLRRITRLVLVVVAVFVGCWTPVQVFVLVQGLGVQPGSETAVAILRFCTALGYVNSCLNPILYAFLDENFKACFRKFCCTSALRREMQMSDRVRSIAKDVALACKTSETVPRPA; encoded by the exons ATGGAGTCCCTCTTCCCTGCCCCGTTCTGGGAGGTCCTCTATGGCAGCCACCTGCAGGGCAACCTGTCCCTCCTGAGCCCCAAccgcagcctgctgcccccccaCCTGCTGCTCAACGCCAGCCACGGCGCCTTCCTGCCCCTCGGGCTCAAGGTCACCATCATGGGGCTCTACCTGGCCGTGTGTGTCGGGGGGCTGCTGGGGAACTGCCTCGTCATGTATGTCATCCTCAG ACACACCAAGATGAAGACAGCTACCAACACCTACATCTTTAACCTGGCCCTGGCGGACACCCTGGTGCTGCTCACCCTGCCCTTCCAGGGCACGGATGTCCTCCTGGGCTTCTGGCCATTTGGGAACGCCCTGTGCAAGACAGTCATTGCCATCGACTATTACAACATGTTCACTAGCACCTTCACGCTGACTGCCATGAGTGTGGACCGCTACGTGGCCATCTGCCACCCCATCCGTGCCCTCGATGTCCGGACATCCAACAAGGCCCAGGCTGTCAACGTGGCCATCTGGGCCCTGGCCTCCGTTGTCGGCGTTCCTGTTGCCATCATGGGCTCGGCACAGGTGGAGGATGAAG AGATTGAGTGTCTGGTGGAGATCCCCACCCCACAGGACTACTGGGGCCCTGTGTTTGCCATCTgcatcttcctcttctccttcattGTCCCTGTGCTCATCATCTCCATCTGCTATAGCCTCATGATCCGGCGGCTGCGCGGCGTCCGCCTGCTCTCTGGCTCCCGCGAGAAGGACCGGAACCTGCGGCGCATCACGCggctggtgctggtggtggtggctgTGTTTGTGGGCTGCTGGACACCTGTCCAGGTCTTTGTGCTGGTCCAAGGGCTGGGCGTGCAGCCGGGCAGTGAGACCGCGGTGGCTATCCTGCGTTTCTGCACCGCGCTCGGCTATGTCAACAGCTGCCTCAACCCCATCCTCTATGCCTTCCTGGATGAGAACTTCAAGGCCTGCTTCCGCAAGTTCTGCTGCACCTCTGCCCTGCGCCGGGAGATGCAGATGTCTGACCGCGTGCGCAGCATTGCCAAGGATGTGGCCCTCGCCTGCAAGACCTCTGAGACAGTGCCGCGGCCTGCATGA
- the OPRL1 gene encoding nociceptin receptor isoform X3: MKTATNTYIFNLALADTLVLLTLPFQGTDVLLGFWPFGNALCKTVIAIDYYNMFTSTFTLTAMSVDRYVAICHPIRALDVRTSNKAQAVNVAIWALASVVGVPVAIMGSAQVEDEEIECLVEIPTPQDYWGPVFAICIFLFSFIVPVLIISICYSLMIRRLRGVRLLSGSREKDRNLRRITRLVLVVVAVFVGCWTPVQVFVLVQGLGVQPGSETAVAILRFCTALGYVNSCLNPILYAFLDENFKACFRKFCCTSALRREMQMSDRVRSIAKDVALACKTSETVPRPA, from the exons ATGAAGACAGCTACCAACACCTACATCTTTAACCTGGCCCTGGCGGACACCCTGGTGCTGCTCACCCTGCCCTTCCAGGGCACGGATGTCCTCCTGGGCTTCTGGCCATTTGGGAACGCCCTGTGCAAGACAGTCATTGCCATCGACTATTACAACATGTTCACTAGCACCTTCACGCTGACTGCCATGAGTGTGGACCGCTACGTGGCCATCTGCCACCCCATCCGTGCCCTCGATGTCCGGACATCCAACAAGGCCCAGGCTGTCAACGTGGCCATCTGGGCCCTGGCCTCCGTTGTCGGCGTTCCTGTTGCCATCATGGGCTCGGCACAGGTGGAGGATGAAG AGATTGAGTGTCTGGTGGAGATCCCCACCCCACAGGACTACTGGGGCCCTGTGTTTGCCATCTgcatcttcctcttctccttcattGTCCCTGTGCTCATCATCTCCATCTGCTATAGCCTCATGATCCGGCGGCTGCGCGGCGTCCGCCTGCTCTCTGGCTCCCGCGAGAAGGACCGGAACCTGCGGCGCATCACGCggctggtgctggtggtggtggctgTGTTTGTGGGCTGCTGGACACCTGTCCAGGTCTTTGTGCTGGTCCAAGGGCTGGGCGTGCAGCCGGGCAGTGAGACCGCGGTGGCTATCCTGCGTTTCTGCACCGCGCTCGGCTATGTCAACAGCTGCCTCAACCCCATCCTCTATGCCTTCCTGGATGAGAACTTCAAGGCCTGCTTCCGCAAGTTCTGCTGCACCTCTGCCCTGCGCCGGGAGATGCAGATGTCTGACCGCGTGCGCAGCATTGCCAAGGATGTGGCCCTCGCCTGCAAGACCTCTGAGACAGTGCCGCGGCCTGCATGA
- the LKAAEAR1 gene encoding protein LKAAEAR1 produces MQPPPPATEGERIVPRERAGQGAQDAGFRQERAKGAPAPEPPKPGWALTLEGLAAAPPAQRHRQLLFGDVLEDVGAAASIFPRESVELGYRMPDPRAWTQPLEPAECQERLLGVLKAAEARGRVRALRLRYTRMRAEEISLLILHQKSARAAIRLELFLPPLKPTRIRDPLDRQERRRVETILEEKVDGSIFPR; encoded by the exons ATGCAGCCCCCGCCGCCGGCGACGGAGGGGGAGCGCATAGTCCCGCGGGAGCGAGCGGGACAGGGCGCACAGGACGCAGGGTTCCGTCAGGAGCGCGCCAAAGGGGCGCCCGCGCCAGAGCCCCCCAAGCCCGGCTGGGCCCTAACGCTGGAGGGGCTGGCGGCCGCACCCCCCGCGCAGCGCCACCGCCAGCTGCTCTTCGGCGACGTGCTTGAGGACGTGGGCGCGGCGGCCTCCATCTTCCCGCGCGAGTCTGTGGAGCTGGGGTACCGGATGCCCGACCCGCGCGCGTGGACGCAGCCGCTAGAGCCGGCGGAGTGCCAGGAGCGGCTCCTCGGCGTCCTCAAGGCAGCCGAGGCCCGAGGCCGAGTCCGCGCCTTGCGACTGCGCTACACCCGCATGCGG GCGGAGGAGATCTCGCTCCTCATTCTGCATCAGAAGTCCGCGCGCGCCGCCATCCGGCTGGAGCTGTTCCTGCCGCCGCTGAAGCCCACGCGGATCCGGGACCCCCTGGACCGTCAAGAG CGGAGGCGCGTGGAGACCATCCTGGAGGAGAAAGTCGATGGCAGCATCTTCCCGCGTTGA